A region of Streptomyces sp. R44 DNA encodes the following proteins:
- a CDS encoding NUDIX domain-containing protein, which yields MQVQDTPEEWRVVATTTPFTGKKTSVRTDDVVMPDGSVARRDYQVHPGSVAVLALDEQDRVVVLRQYRHPVRQKLWEIPAGLLDVPGENPLHAAQRELYEEAHVKAGDWRVLTDLYTSPGGSDEAVRIFLARDLAEADGERYEVADEEADMELARVPLGELARGALAGSLHNTCLVAGVLAVVAARAADGLESLRPAAAPWPARPFEA from the coding sequence ATGCAGGTGCAGGACACCCCGGAAGAGTGGCGGGTCGTCGCCACCACCACCCCCTTCACGGGCAAGAAGACGAGTGTCCGCACGGACGACGTGGTCATGCCGGACGGCTCCGTCGCCCGCCGCGACTACCAGGTCCACCCCGGCTCCGTCGCCGTCCTCGCCCTCGACGAGCAGGACCGCGTGGTCGTCCTCCGGCAGTACCGGCACCCCGTGCGGCAGAAGCTCTGGGAGATCCCGGCCGGGCTCCTCGACGTGCCGGGCGAGAACCCGCTGCACGCCGCCCAGCGCGAGCTGTACGAGGAGGCGCACGTCAAGGCGGGGGACTGGCGGGTCCTGACCGACCTCTACACCTCGCCCGGCGGCTCCGACGAGGCCGTACGGATCTTCCTGGCACGGGACCTCGCGGAGGCGGACGGCGAGCGGTACGAGGTCGCCGACGAGGAGGCCGACATGGAGCTGGCTCGGGTGCCGCTGGGAGAGCTGGCGCGGGGGGCGCTGGCGGGATCGCTGCACAACACGTGCCTGGTGGCGGGGGTGCTGGCGGTGGTGGCGGCGCGGGCGGCCGACGGTCTGGAGTCGCTGCGGCCCGCGGCCGCGCCTTGGCCGGCCCGCCCGTTCGAGGCGTAG
- a CDS encoding CTP synthase, whose translation MPPNTTTTKHIFVTGGVASSLGKGLTASSLGMLLKARGLRVVMQKLDPYLNVDPGTMNPFQHGEVFVTNDGAETDLDIGHYERFLDVDLDGSANVTTGQVYSQVIAKERRGEYLGDTVQVIPHITNEIKSRIRRMATDEVDVVITEVGGTVGDIESLPFLETVRQVRHEVGRDNVFVVHISLLPYIGPSGELKTKPTQHSVAALRNIGIQPDAIVLRCDREVPTAIKRKISLMCDVDEAAVVACPDARSIYDIPKVVHSEGLDAYVVRKLDLPFRDVDWTVWEDLLDRVHNPDHEVTVALVGKYIDLPDAYLSVTEAMRAGGFANKARVKVKWVTSDDCKTPAGAAKQLGDVDGILIPGGFGDRGVSGKVGAIQYARENKVPLLGICLGLQCIVIEAARNLADIPEANSTEFDPATAHPVVSTMEEQLAFVEGAGDLGGTMRLGLYPAKLADGSVVRETYSDEPYVEERHRHRYEVNNAYRAELEKKAGLVFSGTSPDNKLVEFVEYPKEIHPYLVATQAHPELKSRPTRPHPLFAGLVKAAVERKTAK comes from the coding sequence ATGCCGCCCAACACCACGACGACCAAGCACATCTTCGTCACCGGGGGTGTCGCCTCCTCCCTCGGCAAGGGCCTCACCGCCTCCAGCCTGGGCATGCTGCTCAAGGCACGGGGACTGCGCGTCGTGATGCAGAAGCTCGACCCGTACCTGAACGTCGACCCGGGCACGATGAACCCCTTCCAGCACGGTGAGGTGTTCGTCACCAACGACGGCGCCGAGACCGACCTGGACATCGGCCACTACGAGCGCTTCCTCGACGTCGACCTCGACGGCTCGGCCAACGTCACCACCGGCCAGGTCTACTCGCAGGTCATCGCCAAGGAGCGGCGCGGCGAGTACCTCGGCGATACCGTGCAGGTCATCCCGCACATCACCAACGAGATCAAGTCCCGGATCCGCCGCATGGCGACCGACGAGGTCGACGTCGTCATCACCGAGGTCGGCGGCACGGTCGGCGACATCGAGTCGCTGCCGTTCCTGGAGACCGTCCGCCAGGTCCGCCACGAGGTCGGCCGCGACAACGTCTTCGTCGTGCACATCTCGCTGCTGCCCTACATCGGCCCCTCCGGCGAGCTGAAGACCAAGCCGACCCAGCACTCCGTCGCCGCCCTGCGCAACATCGGCATCCAGCCGGACGCCATCGTGCTGCGCTGCGACCGCGAGGTCCCCACCGCCATCAAGCGCAAGATCAGCCTGATGTGCGACGTGGACGAGGCCGCCGTCGTGGCCTGCCCGGACGCCCGCTCGATCTACGACATCCCGAAGGTCGTGCACTCCGAGGGCCTCGACGCCTACGTGGTGCGCAAGCTCGACCTGCCCTTCCGCGACGTGGACTGGACCGTCTGGGAGGACCTCCTGGACCGCGTCCACAACCCCGACCACGAGGTCACCGTCGCGCTCGTCGGCAAGTACATCGACCTGCCCGACGCCTACCTCTCGGTCACCGAGGCCATGCGCGCCGGCGGCTTCGCCAACAAGGCGCGGGTCAAGGTCAAGTGGGTCACCTCCGACGACTGCAAGACCCCGGCCGGCGCCGCGAAGCAGCTCGGCGACGTCGACGGCATCCTCATCCCCGGCGGCTTCGGCGACCGCGGTGTGTCCGGCAAGGTCGGCGCGATCCAGTACGCCCGCGAGAACAAGGTGCCGCTGCTCGGCATCTGCCTCGGCCTGCAGTGCATCGTGATCGAGGCCGCCCGGAACCTGGCCGACATCCCCGAGGCCAACTCCACCGAGTTCGACCCGGCCACCGCGCACCCCGTCGTCTCCACGATGGAGGAGCAGCTGGCCTTCGTCGAGGGCGCCGGCGACCTGGGCGGAACGATGCGCCTGGGCCTCTACCCGGCGAAGCTCGCCGACGGCTCGGTCGTCCGCGAGACCTACAGCGACGAGCCGTACGTCGAGGAGCGCCACCGCCACCGCTACGAGGTGAACAACGCCTACCGCGCGGAGCTGGAGAAGAAGGCCGGCCTGGTCTTCTCCGGCACCTCCCCGGACAACAAGCTCGTCGAGTTCGTCGAGTACCCGAAGGAGATCCACCCCTACCTGGTCGCCACCCAGGCGCACCCGGAGCTGAAGTCCCGCCCGACCCGCCCGCACCCGCTCTTCGCGGGCCTGGTGAAGGCGGCCGTGGAGCGCAAGACGGCGAAGTAG
- a CDS encoding glycoside hydrolase family 15 protein — protein sequence MAGRIEDYALIGDMQTAALVCRDGSVDWLCLPRFDSHAVFAGLLGTEEHGFWRVSPAGPADAEPAPADRRRYVGDSLILESEWDTPRGTVRVTDFMPPRDGAPQLIRIVEGVSGRVRMRSSLRMRFSYGRIVPWVHKVGERTVAVAGPDSVWLDTDVETHGKDLTTYSEFTVTPGERITFTLSWQPSHKEPPALPDPEGSLEATADFWREWVEHCTYHGPYREAVIRSLITLKALTYAPTGGIVAAPTTSLPEEIGGVRNWDYRYTWLRDAAITLSSMLRTGYREEARAWRDWLLRAVAGDPENLQIMYGIAGERELGEAELDWLPGYENSGPVRVGNGAANQLQLDVYGEVTEALHLGHMTGLSRNDYASLLQIKLINYLEKHWDQPDEGIWEVRGPRRHFVHSKVMAWVAVDRTIKLIESGDADGPLERWRELRDEIHRDVCEKGYDKERNTFTQSYGSQELDASLLLIPQMGFLPPDDKRVIGTIEAIQRELSTEDGFVLRYPTAGEEAGVDGLEGDEGAFLACSFWLADDLAMIGRVDEARTLFEKLLALRNDLGLLAEEWDPRLQRQVGNFPQAFSHVPLIDTALRLTASGAYGG from the coding sequence GTGGCCGGGCGCATCGAGGATTACGCACTCATCGGAGACATGCAGACCGCCGCCCTGGTCTGCCGGGACGGCAGCGTCGACTGGCTGTGCCTCCCCCGCTTCGACTCGCACGCCGTCTTCGCCGGGCTGCTCGGGACCGAGGAGCACGGATTCTGGCGGGTGAGCCCGGCGGGTCCGGCGGACGCCGAGCCGGCCCCGGCCGACCGGCGCCGTTACGTGGGCGACTCGCTGATCCTGGAGTCCGAGTGGGACACGCCGCGCGGCACGGTCCGGGTGACGGACTTCATGCCGCCGCGTGACGGCGCGCCGCAGCTGATCCGGATCGTCGAGGGCGTCTCGGGCCGGGTGCGGATGCGTTCCTCGCTGCGGATGCGGTTCAGCTACGGCCGGATCGTGCCGTGGGTGCACAAGGTCGGGGAGCGTACGGTCGCGGTCGCCGGGCCCGACTCGGTGTGGCTGGACACCGACGTGGAGACGCACGGCAAGGACCTGACGACGTACTCCGAGTTCACGGTCACGCCCGGGGAGCGGATCACCTTCACGCTCTCCTGGCAGCCCTCGCACAAGGAGCCGCCGGCGCTGCCGGACCCGGAGGGCTCGCTGGAGGCGACCGCCGATTTCTGGCGCGAGTGGGTCGAGCACTGCACGTACCACGGCCCGTACCGGGAGGCCGTGATCCGTTCGCTGATCACCCTGAAGGCGCTGACGTACGCGCCGACGGGCGGGATCGTCGCCGCGCCGACGACCTCGCTGCCGGAGGAGATCGGCGGCGTACGGAACTGGGACTACCGCTACACCTGGCTGCGGGACGCGGCGATCACCCTCTCCTCGATGCTCCGCACCGGCTACCGCGAGGAGGCCCGCGCCTGGCGGGACTGGCTGCTGCGCGCCGTCGCGGGCGACCCGGAGAACCTGCAGATCATGTACGGGATCGCGGGCGAGCGCGAGCTCGGAGAGGCGGAGCTCGACTGGCTGCCCGGGTACGAGAACTCGGGGCCGGTCCGGGTCGGCAACGGCGCCGCGAACCAGCTCCAGCTGGACGTGTACGGCGAGGTCACCGAGGCCCTCCACCTCGGGCACATGACGGGCCTGTCCCGCAACGACTACGCCTCCCTGCTCCAGATCAAGCTGATCAACTACCTGGAGAAGCACTGGGACCAGCCCGACGAGGGCATCTGGGAGGTCCGCGGCCCGCGCCGCCACTTCGTGCACTCCAAGGTGATGGCCTGGGTGGCCGTGGACCGCACGATCAAGCTGATCGAGTCCGGCGACGCCGACGGCCCGCTGGAGCGCTGGCGCGAGCTGCGCGACGAGATCCACCGGGACGTCTGCGAGAAGGGCTACGACAAGGAGCGGAACACCTTCACCCAGTCGTACGGCTCCCAGGAGCTGGACGCCTCGCTGCTGCTGATCCCGCAGATGGGCTTCCTGCCGCCGGACGACAAGCGGGTCATCGGCACGATCGAGGCGATCCAGCGCGAGCTGTCCACGGAGGACGGCTTCGTGCTGCGCTATCCGACGGCCGGCGAGGAGGCCGGTGTGGACGGCCTGGAGGGCGACGAGGGCGCGTTCCTCGCCTGTTCGTTCTGGCTGGCGGACGACCTCGCGATGATCGGCCGGGTCGACGAGGCCCGCACGCTCTTCGAGAAGCTGCTCGCGCTCCGCAACGACCTCGGGCTGCTCGCCGAGGAGTGGGACCCTCGGCTGCAGCGGCAGGTGGGGAACTTCCCGCAGGCCTTCAGCCATGTCCCGCTGATCGACACGGCGCTGCGGCTGACGGCGAGCGGGGCGTACGGCGGCTAG
- a CDS encoding FAD-binding oxidoreductase: MAPHVSESALAGLVEDLAGEVITPGDPAYDEARALHNGMIDRRPSVIAQCATQADVSNAILFGREADLPIAVRGGGHSVAGTSMIDGALIVDLRRMHGVVVDPEDMTVRVEGGATMAQLDHACQPFHVATTGGRVSTTGVGGFTLGGGSGWLERKFGLASDNLLAADLITAEGKHVHTDAEENPELFWALHGGGGNFGVATSLTLRVHALPRMSLSMLLFLPDDAPEVVRTFRDLGLSAPDEMGGGAIYLPAPPEPFIPEDLVGKLLCGAVFTNAGPVTELREFAAPLFALKPVVEIVTDIPYVDLQSMMDDPPGLRNYWSAEYLREFPDEAVDVFCDRGAGIPAETATQHVLFLMGGAVSAGPSQYPQPWRTAPWAVHPFATWEDPAYDERARQWVHDVRADVRPWALDATYLNFVGDEGEQRIVSSFGERNYRRLAAVKAQYDPDNVFRFNQNIVPAG, translated from the coding sequence ATGGCTCCCCACGTCTCCGAGAGCGCCCTGGCCGGACTGGTCGAGGACCTGGCCGGTGAGGTGATCACACCCGGCGATCCGGCCTACGACGAGGCCCGCGCCCTGCACAACGGCATGATCGACCGACGACCGTCGGTGATCGCCCAGTGCGCCACCCAGGCCGATGTGTCCAACGCGATCCTGTTCGGCCGCGAGGCCGATCTGCCGATCGCGGTCCGCGGCGGCGGGCACAGCGTCGCCGGGACCTCCATGATCGACGGCGCGCTGATCGTCGACCTCCGCCGGATGCACGGTGTCGTCGTGGACCCGGAGGACATGACGGTACGGGTCGAGGGCGGGGCGACCATGGCCCAGCTCGACCACGCGTGCCAGCCGTTCCACGTGGCGACCACCGGCGGCCGGGTGTCCACCACCGGCGTCGGCGGCTTCACGCTGGGCGGCGGATCGGGCTGGCTGGAGCGGAAGTTCGGTCTCGCCAGCGACAATCTGCTGGCCGCCGACCTGATCACCGCCGAGGGCAAGCACGTCCACACGGACGCGGAGGAGAACCCGGAGCTCTTCTGGGCGCTGCACGGCGGCGGCGGCAACTTCGGGGTGGCGACCTCGCTGACGCTGCGGGTGCACGCGCTGCCGCGGATGAGCCTCTCGATGCTGCTGTTCCTGCCGGACGACGCGCCCGAGGTGGTGCGCACCTTCCGTGATCTCGGCCTGAGTGCGCCCGACGAGATGGGTGGCGGCGCTATCTATCTGCCCGCGCCCCCGGAGCCGTTCATACCCGAGGATCTGGTCGGCAAGCTGCTCTGCGGGGCGGTGTTCACGAACGCCGGGCCGGTGACGGAGCTGCGTGAGTTCGCGGCGCCGCTGTTCGCGCTGAAGCCCGTGGTGGAGATCGTCACGGACATCCCGTACGTGGACCTGCAGTCGATGATGGACGACCCGCCGGGGCTGCGGAACTACTGGTCGGCCGAGTACCTGCGGGAGTTCCCCGACGAGGCCGTGGACGTCTTCTGCGACCGCGGCGCGGGGATCCCGGCGGAGACGGCCACCCAGCACGTGCTGTTCCTGATGGGCGGGGCCGTGTCCGCGGGGCCCTCCCAGTACCCGCAGCCGTGGCGCACCGCGCCCTGGGCGGTGCACCCGTTCGCGACCTGGGAGGACCCCGCGTACGACGAGCGGGCGAGGCAGTGGGTGCACGACGTGCGGGCCGATGTGCGGCCGTGGGCGCTCGACGCGACGTATCTGAACTTCGTCGGCGACGAGGGCGAGCAGCGGATCGTCTCCTCCTTCGGGGAGAGGAACTACCGCCGGCTCGCCGCCGTGAAGGCCCAGTACGACCCCGACAACGTGTTCCGGTTCAACCAGAACATCGTCCCGGCCGGCTGA
- a CDS encoding flavin monoamine oxidase family protein → MARTNPMHLLKNLAAEHAAARRLNIPVDELRGMRADALGRRSLLKYATAAGIAVGVGSAVPAAAATPTPPVKSTARIAVVGAGISGLTAALTLQDAGLSPVLYEANPSRVGGRMYTQRDHWAYGQTSEIGGELIDTSHKKILELCRRFDLAVEDFLGGGPNGAEEVLWFNGTYYPRAQADEDFNAVYQALHRDLIDAGEVKWNQTTPTGTALDNMSLYEWIESRVPGGHSSPLGRFLDVAYNVEYGADTTQQSSLALVLLMGYQTNPGNFNVWGLSNERYHVVGGNDRLPNAVAGALAPGTLRMGWSLTAVRANADGTQTLTFTEAGATRTVTADHTILCVPLPILQQLDLTQAGFDPLMRNLLRDARMGYCTKLNMQFGTRPWRGTGAWPGVSAGDCFTDTEVQQTWDTTKVQGGTGGILLQYGGGSLARNLNPAGPFSTESDPYVRNLVTRYLAGIDAFFPGTSRAYTGRAQLSAWHKNPYSLGAYSCWPVGYLHRYAGYEGTAQGNVHIGGEHCSYDFQGFMEGGATEGARAAQEVITALR, encoded by the coding sequence ATGGCACGCACCAACCCGATGCACCTCCTGAAGAACCTCGCCGCCGAGCACGCCGCCGCCCGCCGGCTGAACATCCCCGTCGACGAGCTGCGCGGCATGAGAGCCGACGCCCTCGGACGCCGGTCCCTCCTCAAGTACGCCACCGCGGCCGGCATCGCCGTCGGCGTCGGATCGGCCGTGCCCGCCGCGGCCGCCACCCCGACCCCACCCGTGAAGAGCACCGCCCGGATCGCCGTCGTCGGCGCCGGGATCTCCGGCCTCACCGCCGCCCTCACCCTCCAGGACGCCGGACTGAGCCCGGTGCTCTACGAGGCGAACCCGTCCAGGGTCGGCGGCCGCATGTACACCCAGCGGGACCACTGGGCGTACGGCCAGACCTCCGAGATCGGCGGCGAGCTGATCGACACCAGCCACAAGAAGATCCTGGAGCTCTGTCGCCGCTTCGACCTCGCCGTCGAGGACTTCCTCGGCGGCGGACCCAACGGCGCCGAGGAAGTCCTCTGGTTCAACGGCACCTACTACCCGCGCGCCCAGGCCGACGAGGACTTCAACGCCGTCTACCAGGCCCTCCACCGCGACCTGATCGACGCGGGCGAGGTGAAGTGGAACCAGACCACCCCCACCGGCACCGCCCTCGACAACATGTCGCTGTACGAGTGGATCGAGAGCCGCGTCCCCGGCGGGCACTCCTCACCGCTCGGCCGGTTCCTCGACGTCGCCTACAACGTCGAGTACGGCGCCGACACCACCCAGCAGTCCTCGCTCGCCCTCGTCCTGCTCATGGGCTACCAGACCAATCCCGGCAACTTCAACGTCTGGGGCCTGTCCAACGAGCGCTACCACGTCGTCGGCGGCAACGACCGGCTCCCCAACGCCGTCGCCGGGGCCCTCGCCCCCGGCACCCTGCGGATGGGCTGGTCGCTGACCGCCGTACGGGCCAACGCCGACGGCACCCAGACGCTCACCTTCACCGAGGCGGGCGCCACCCGGACCGTCACCGCCGACCACACGATCCTGTGCGTCCCGCTGCCGATCCTCCAGCAACTCGACCTCACCCAGGCCGGGTTCGACCCGCTCATGCGCAACCTCCTGCGGGACGCGCGCATGGGCTACTGCACCAAGCTCAACATGCAGTTCGGCACCCGGCCCTGGCGCGGCACCGGCGCCTGGCCCGGGGTCTCCGCCGGCGACTGCTTCACCGACACCGAGGTGCAGCAGACCTGGGACACCACCAAGGTCCAGGGCGGCACGGGCGGGATCCTCCTCCAGTACGGCGGCGGCAGCCTGGCCCGGAACCTGAACCCGGCCGGGCCGTTCTCCACCGAGTCCGACCCGTACGTGCGGAACCTGGTCACCCGCTACCTGGCCGGCATCGACGCCTTCTTCCCCGGCACCTCCCGGGCGTACACCGGCCGCGCCCAGCTGTCCGCCTGGCACAAGAACCCCTACTCCCTGGGCGCGTACTCCTGCTGGCCCGTCGGCTACCTCCACCGGTACGCCGGGTACGAGGGCACCGCCCAGGGCAACGTCCACATCGGCGGCGAGCACTGCTCGTACGACTTCCAGGGCTTCATGGAAGGCGGCGCGACCGAGGGCGCCCGCGCCGCCCAGGAGGTGATCACCGCACTGCGATGA
- a CDS encoding APC family permease, which translates to MAENPTPEVHRLKANSVGLVGVVFMAVATAAPITAMTGNLPIAVGFGNGTGAPAGYLFATLVLTVFSVGYVAMAKRITAAGAFYGYISHGLGRIAGMASGMLAVLAYIVFEASIVGVFSYFAKTTVADQLGVDLPWVLYAAVMLAVTAVLSYFDINLTAKALGVMLVAEIAVLFAVATAVLIAGGGPDGIPVEPINPKNAFTGTSAGLGLFFAFWSWVGFESTAMYGEESRNPKRVIPRATLISVIGVGLFYIYVSWMTIAGNGLAGSVKLSASSSPLDLFFAPTQTFIGAWAVDAFQWLLLTGSFACGMAFHQCASRYLYAIGREGFLHPALGRTHARHGSPYIASFVQSVIAVALVAAFWLTGQDPYIHLYTLLAILGTMAILIVQTLCSFAVIGYFRKNHPEDRHWFKTLTAPLLGGIGMIAVVVLLVMNMETAAGLAADSLFFKAIPWIVGVVFFGGLGLGFYLKAKRPERYEIIGRIVLEDATERTDEEAPVPASVPQN; encoded by the coding sequence ATGGCAGAGAACCCCACCCCAGAGGTCCACCGGCTCAAGGCGAACTCGGTCGGACTCGTCGGCGTCGTCTTCATGGCCGTCGCCACCGCCGCCCCGATCACGGCGATGACCGGAAACCTCCCCATCGCCGTCGGCTTCGGCAACGGCACCGGCGCCCCCGCCGGATATCTCTTCGCGACGCTCGTCCTGACCGTCTTCTCGGTCGGCTACGTCGCCATGGCCAAGCGGATCACGGCCGCGGGCGCCTTCTACGGCTACATCTCGCACGGCCTGGGCCGCATCGCCGGCATGGCCTCCGGCATGCTCGCCGTCCTCGCGTACATCGTCTTCGAGGCCTCGATCGTCGGCGTCTTCTCCTACTTCGCCAAGACGACCGTCGCCGACCAGCTCGGCGTGGACCTGCCGTGGGTGCTGTACGCGGCGGTCATGCTGGCCGTCACCGCCGTGCTGTCGTACTTCGACATCAACCTGACCGCCAAGGCGCTGGGCGTGATGCTGGTCGCGGAGATCGCCGTCCTCTTCGCGGTCGCCACCGCCGTCCTGATCGCCGGCGGCGGCCCCGACGGCATCCCCGTCGAGCCGATCAACCCGAAGAACGCCTTCACCGGCACCTCCGCCGGGCTCGGCCTCTTCTTCGCCTTCTGGTCCTGGGTCGGCTTCGAGTCGACCGCGATGTACGGCGAGGAGTCCCGCAACCCCAAGCGCGTCATCCCGCGCGCCACCCTGATCTCCGTCATCGGCGTCGGCCTCTTCTACATCTACGTCTCGTGGATGACGATCGCCGGCAACGGGCTCGCCGGGTCCGTGAAGCTGTCCGCCTCCTCCTCGCCGCTCGACCTGTTCTTCGCGCCCACCCAGACCTTCATCGGCGCCTGGGCCGTCGACGCCTTCCAGTGGCTGCTGCTCACCGGCTCCTTCGCCTGCGGGATGGCCTTCCACCAGTGCGCCTCGCGCTATCTGTACGCCATCGGCCGCGAGGGCTTCCTGCACCCGGCGCTCGGCCGGACGCACGCCAGGCACGGCTCGCCGTACATCGCCTCGTTCGTGCAGAGCGTCATCGCCGTCGCCCTCGTCGCCGCCTTCTGGCTCACCGGCCAGGACCCGTACATCCACCTCTACACGCTGCTGGCGATCCTCGGCACGATGGCGATCCTCATCGTGCAGACGCTCTGCTCCTTCGCCGTCATCGGCTACTTCCGCAAGAACCACCCCGAGGACCGGCACTGGTTCAAGACCCTCACGGCCCCGCTCCTCGGCGGCATCGGCATGATCGCCGTCGTCGTGCTGCTGGTCATGAACATGGAGACCGCGGCCGGTCTCGCCGCCGACTCCCTCTTCTTCAAGGCGATCCCGTGGATCGTCGGCGTCGTCTTCTTCGGCGGCCTCGGCCTCGGCTTCTACCTCAAGGCCAAGCGGCCCGAGCGCTACGAGATCATCGGCCGGATCGTCCTGGAGGACGCCACCGAGCGCACCGACGAAGAAGCCCCCGTCCCCGCCTCCGTACCCCAGAACTGA
- a CDS encoding PucR family transcriptional regulator → MDNQGGITVQRALELPGLRGGLPEVVAGADRLHRTVRWVHAGEVPNIASLLKGGELLLTTGLGLGTRPAEQRAFVRRLADRGIAALVVELGPRFARLPATIVETARAAGLPLVQLHREVPFVAVTEEIHTEIVNGHYALQRQAEEVHRQCTEALLGGGGVPQVLRILSDFAANPVFLETADGQLLYAAGTESAPADPLQVWDGLRGQRAARESGPPTGTVLVDVPGGGPGTGSVRARLVLLAVSGALSPVHRMAAERAAGLLAVVLMQARQEEELAARGRGDFLTDLAEGRISAEDAPAQARVLGFKPGDGPLLPVVMRLASELSPSGNWALLARAVLEELSSVGVPALLGVRPVEGRVPLLLGLRSESERTAVADRVAAALRAGVERAGLERAGVHPPVVVVGVAGGWAAASAGLRHAAETATAAQGLSDLPWYDARRLDIDLLLWRLRDHPDLAAFVDRAIGPLRDHDKTSRPPLLPTLETYLAHAGRKAETARELHLNRQTLYNRLARISELLGTDLDDPQTVLALSLALRARRHTP, encoded by the coding sequence ATGGACAATCAGGGCGGGATCACCGTGCAGCGGGCGCTCGAACTCCCCGGACTGCGCGGCGGGCTCCCGGAGGTCGTGGCCGGCGCGGACCGGCTGCACCGCACGGTGCGCTGGGTGCACGCGGGCGAGGTGCCGAACATCGCGTCGCTGCTCAAGGGCGGCGAACTACTCCTCACGACGGGCCTCGGCCTGGGCACCCGCCCGGCCGAACAGCGCGCCTTCGTCCGCCGGCTCGCCGACCGGGGCATCGCCGCGCTCGTCGTCGAACTCGGCCCGCGCTTCGCCCGCCTCCCGGCGACGATAGTGGAGACCGCGCGGGCGGCCGGCCTGCCGCTCGTCCAGCTCCACCGCGAGGTCCCCTTCGTCGCCGTCACGGAGGAGATCCACACCGAGATCGTCAACGGCCACTACGCCCTCCAGCGGCAGGCCGAGGAGGTCCACCGGCAGTGCACGGAGGCGCTGCTCGGCGGCGGCGGAGTGCCGCAGGTGCTCCGCATCCTCTCCGACTTCGCCGCCAACCCGGTCTTCCTGGAGACCGCCGACGGACAGCTCCTGTACGCGGCGGGCACCGAGTCCGCGCCCGCCGACCCGCTCCAGGTGTGGGACGGGCTGCGCGGCCAGCGGGCGGCCCGCGAATCCGGCCCGCCCACCGGCACGGTCCTCGTCGACGTCCCCGGCGGCGGCCCCGGTACGGGCTCGGTACGGGCCCGCCTGGTCCTCCTCGCCGTCTCCGGCGCCCTCTCCCCCGTCCACCGGATGGCGGCCGAGCGGGCGGCGGGCCTCCTCGCGGTCGTCCTCATGCAGGCCCGCCAGGAGGAGGAGCTGGCGGCACGCGGCCGGGGCGACTTCCTGACGGACCTGGCCGAGGGCCGCATCTCGGCGGAGGACGCGCCGGCCCAGGCGAGGGTCCTCGGCTTCAAGCCGGGAGACGGCCCGCTCCTCCCGGTGGTCATGCGCCTGGCGTCAGAACTCTCCCCCTCGGGCAACTGGGCGCTCCTGGCCCGGGCGGTCCTGGAGGAACTGTCCTCGGTGGGCGTCCCGGCCCTCCTGGGCGTCCGCCCGGTGGAGGGCCGGGTGCCCCTGCTCCTGGGCCTGCGCTCGGAGTCGGAACGCACGGCGGTGGCGGACCGGGTCGCGGCGGCGCTGCGCGCGGGCGTGGAACGGGCGGGCCTGGAACGCGCCGGGGTGCACCCGCCGGTCGTCGTGGTCGGCGTGGCGGGCGGCTGGGCGGCGGCGTCGGCGGGCCTGAGGCACGCGGCCGAGACGGCGACGGCGGCGCAGGGCCTCTCGGACCTCCCGTGGTACGACGCCCGACGCCTGGACATCGACCTCCTCCTCTGGCGCCTGCGCGACCACCCGGACCTGGCGGCCTTCGTGGACCGGGCGATCGGCCCGCTGCGGGACCACGACAAGACGTCCCGCCCCCCGCTGCTCCCCACCCTGGAGACGTACCTGGCGCACGCGGGCCGCAAGGCGGAGACGGCGCGCGAGCTGCACCTCAACCGGCAGACGCTCTACAACCGGCTGGCCCGCATCTCCGAACTCCTGGGCACGGACCTGGACGACCCCCAGACGGTCCTGGCCCTCTCCCTGGCCCTGAGAGCCCGCCGCCACACGCCGTGA